One part of the Tachysurus fulvidraco isolate hzauxx_2018 chromosome 23, HZAU_PFXX_2.0, whole genome shotgun sequence genome encodes these proteins:
- the itih6 gene encoding inter-alpha-trypsin inhibitor heavy chain H6 isoform X3: MMPRNTGKQQDLLPPSQSKSVFDTSSWDYAMFLLALTEERETEKFRVAVSVPPGVLMHFSLMYEELLTRRLGRYELALGLRPGQPVQNLSVDVNIAERTGISFIKVLPLRTSRLLTNIDQAEAEAPPSTQVEQNLHCTHIHYNPSLQQQRSVSPKGINADFVLQYDVEQKDLMGDIQVHNGYFVHYFSPRGLPVVSKDIVFVIDISGSMIGTKIKQTKAAMFTILSELREGDYFNLITFSDKVQIWKKGRTVSATKQNVQDARDFVKKTIADGWTNINAALLSAAQLINSSSLSDDSHSSSPRRVPMIIFLTDGEATIGVTAQEVILHNARSVLGSVSLFALAFGDDADFPLLKRLALENRGIARMVYEDDDAALQFKGFYDEVASPLLSDIQLSYLDNQAYDITQALFPNYFQGSELVVTGKIRPDIQDLRVSLTASGTKQKLMVESEFPLAKLKLNETSGSLGSTRELQGISNFVHRLWAYYTIKELLMAKLNSSDTLVQRVLTEKATNLSLKYNFVTPVTSLVVVKPDIDEPYQTTVSTTTTTPSTTPTTASVTTSHTQTSSTSNMTSTAETLNKKQGKLSKPNKASSTKPIRPDLPLPGHSVNTNSLDRHVAASSRKKTTNLPHIISKTTSASFLSKVSTVPTSAIRTDAHTVLPLNSTSTASPPLKGSAAPNMAETTTPPSSEKHQVLPLDKPTFLSDTATNGTPDVPAVQPDVQEVPSSNASPEDSDKEISISALIAASFAPMPGMTDAPNLWEAAGVLDVSTAILTKDADDAKVEYDVSYEYDSDYIVHYDSSSPDDSDIISSVGIFSSSVDGDPHFVVMLPKTNENLCFTVDGEANDVLCLLEDPVRGITVNGHLMSAPPKTGIEDHTRTFFNKITVRISKAGIRITFTIDSVVVKGEGSETLSSREKGSLTLPGLKIVLDGQRGCWIDLGKGVVFLILIHRYSHPTYFQMEHLGFYVADGEGLSSLTQGLLGQFQHSTMEVVKITDVHDAMFHHGQLSNNSTLALGLLKKGDEQIPVTLQDKALKDTLNKRHLAQCWVVPKVEVERLLELPYDSYVVDDL; the protein is encoded by the exons ATGATGCCAAGAAACACGGGAAAACAACAGGACTTGTTGCCACCAAGTCAGTCCAAAAGTGTATTTGATACCTCCTCCTGGGATTACGCCATGTTTCTTTTGGCATTGACTGA GGAACGGGAGACTGAGAAGTTTCGGGTGGCTGTCAGTGTGCCTCCTGGAGTCCTCATGCACTTTTCCCTGATGTACGAAGAGTTACTGACACGACGGCTGGGACGCTATGAGCTGGCTTTGGGCCTCAGGCCTGGGCAGCCTGTACAGAATCTCTCTGTGGACGTTAATATAGCGGAGCGGACTGGAATCAGCTTCATCAAAGTGTTACCTCTTAGGACCAGTCGCCTGCTCACCAACATTGACCAAG CTGAGGCTGAAGCGCCCCCCTCCACTCAGGTGGAGCAGAACCTACACTGTACTCACATTCATTACAACCCCAGCCTGCAGCAGCAGAGGAGCGTCTCCCCCAAAGGCATCAATGCAGACTTTGTCCTTCAGTATGATGTAGAGCAAAAAGATCTCATGGGAGACATCCAG GTGCATAACGGCTACTTTGTTCATTACTTTTCCCCACGAGGCTTGCCGGTCGTTTCTAAAGATATCGTCTTCGTCATTGACATAAGCGGTTCAATGATCGGCACAAAGATCAAACAG ACAAAGGCAGCGATGTTTACGATCCTGAGTGAACTACGTGAGGGCGACTACTTCAATCTCATCACGTTTTCAGATAAAGTGCAGATATGGAAGAAAGGCCGCACCGTTTCGGCCACGAAGCAGAATGTACAGGATGCACGGGATTTTGTCAAAAAAACCATTGCAGATGGCT GGACGAACATCAATGCGGCTCTTCTCTCAGCAGCACAGCTGATCAACTCCTCCTCTTTGTCTGATGACAGCCACTCGTCTTCACCACGACGAGTCCCCATGATCATCTTTCTGACCGATGGAGAAGCGACAATCGGAGTGACTGCACAAGAGGTCATTCTGCATAATGCTCGGAGTGTGCTGGGTTCGGTTTCTCTGTTTGCCCTGGCATTCGGAGATGATGCAGATTTTCCGTTACTGAAACGGCTGGCTTTGGAGAACCGTGGGATAGCACGGATG GTttatgaggatgatgatgcTGCCCTGCAGTTCAAGGGTTTCTATGATGAAGTAGCAAGTCCACTACTGTCAGATATCCAGCTTTCCTACCTTGACAACCAAGCTTATGACATCACACAGGCCCTTTTCCCCAACTATTTCCAAGGCTCTGAGCTGGTAGTCACTGGGAAGATTAGGCCAGACATACAGGATCTGAGAGTTTCTCTGACAGCCAGTGGTACAAAGCAGAAGCTGATGGTAGAGAGTGAGTTTCCACTAGCCAAACTTAAGCTAAATGAGACTTCAGGATCATTGGGTAGTACCAGGGAACTGCAAGGCATCTCCAACTTTGTGCATCGCCTCTGGGCCTATTACACTATAAAGGAGCTTTTGATGGCTAAACTCAACAGCTCAGATACATTAGTTCAACGCGTGCTAACAGAGAAGGCCACCAACCTTtcactaaaatataattttgtcACTCCAGTCACCTCTTTGGTGGTGGTTAAACCAGATATTGATGAGCCATATCAAACCACTGTCTCTACAACCACAACTACACCCAGTACTACACCTACTACTGCAAGTGTGACGacttcacatacacaaacatcaagTACCTCTAATATGACTTCTACTGCCGAGACTTTGAACAAAAAGCAAGGTAAACTTTCAAAGCCCAATAAAGCTTCTTCCACCAAACCCATTCGACCAGATTTGCCTCTCCCTGGACATTCAGTAAACACTAATTCCCTAGACAGACATGTGGCAGCATCATCAAGAAAGAAGACCACAAATTTACCACACATTATATCTAAGACCACATCTGCATCTTTTTTGAGCAAAGTTTCCACAGTTCCCACCAGCGCCATTAGAACTGATGCTCACACCGTCCTCCCACTCAATTCCACTAGCACCGCTTCTCCACCTCTCAAAGGTTCAGCGGCACCCAACATGGCTGAAACCACAACACCACCCAGCTCAGAGAAACATCAGGTTCTGCCTCTGGATAAACCCACATTCTTATCTGACACTGCCACTAATGGAACACCTGATGTTCCTGCAGTGCAGCCAGATGTTCAGGAGGTCCCATCATCAAATGCTTCACCTGAAGATTCTGATAAGGAAATTAGCATCTCCGCTCTTATAGCTGCCTCCTTTGCCCCTATGCCAGGCATGACAGATGCACCCAATCTGTGGGAAGCTGCTGGTGTCTTAG ATGTTTCTACTGCCATCTTGACAAAAG ATGCTGATGATGCCAAAG TAGAGTATGATGTCTCGTATGAGTATGACAGCGACTACATCGTCCATTACGATTCTT CCTCGCCAGACGACTCAGATATCATAAGTTCTGTGGGAATCTTCTCCTCCTCAG tggaTGGAGACCCTCATTTTGTTGTCATGCTCCCGAAGACAAATGAAAATCTGTGTTTTACTGTTGATGGTGAGGCCAATGATGTGTTGTGTCTTCTGGAGGACCCAGTCAGAG GCATTACAGTGAACGGCCATTTGATGTCGGCGCCTCCTAAGACTGGAATCGAGGACCACACTCGTACCTTCTTCAACAAGATAACGGTCAGAATTTCAAAAGCCGGCATCAGGATCACCTTCACAATAGACTCGGTGGTAGTGAAGGGAGAAGGGAGTGAAACTCTGTCTAGCAGAGAGAAGGGATCTTTGACACTCCCAGGCTTGAAGATTGTGCTAGATGGACAGCGGGGCTGTTGGATTGACCTCGGAAAAGGCGTCGTGTTCCTGATTCTGATCCATCGATATAGTCACCCCACTTATTTCCAGATGGAGCATCTAGGATTCTATGTGGCCGATGGCGAGGGGTTGTCTTCATTAACTCAAGGTCTACTCG GCCAGTTCCAACACAGCACCATGGAAGTGGTGAAGATAACAGACGTACACGATGCCATGTTCCACCACGGGCAGCTCAGCAACAACAGCACTCTGGCCTTGGGATTACTCAAGAAAGGAGATGAACAAATCCCCGTCACTTTACAGGATAAGGCTTTGAAGGACACATTGAATAAGCGCCACTTGGCCCAGTGCTGGGTGGTGCCCAAGGTGGAAGTGGAGAGGCTCCTGGAGCTGCCTTATGACAGCTACGTGGTGGATGATCTTTAA
- the itih6 gene encoding inter-alpha-trypsin inhibitor heavy chain H6 isoform X2 has protein sequence MVVNVYEMVVRLLMIVVCFGAAAEFRTRKDARGAAFTRLRRQSNTAKPALKITDYHVRCTVISHYAHTTVESTVWNQLHFTKEAAFEVDLPPSAFISNFTITSNSKVYVAEVKERAAARKIYDDAKKHGKTTGLVATKERETEKFRVAVSVPPGVLMHFSLMYEELLTRRLGRYELALGLRPGQPVQNLSVDVNIAERTGISFIKVLPLRTSRLLTNIDQAEAEAPPSTQVEQNLHCTHIHYNPSLQQQRSVSPKGINADFVLQYDVEQKDLMGDIQVHNGYFVHYFSPRGLPVVSKDIVFVIDISGSMIGTKIKQTKAAMFTILSELREGDYFNLITFSDKVQIWKKGRTVSATKQNVQDARDFVKKTIADGWTNINAALLSAAQLINSSSLSDDSHSSSPRRVPMIIFLTDGEATIGVTAQEVILHNARSVLGSVSLFALAFGDDADFPLLKRLALENRGIARMVYEDDDAALQFKGFYDEVASPLLSDIQLSYLDNQAYDITQALFPNYFQGSELVVTGKIRPDIQDLRVSLTASGTKQKLMVESEFPLAKLKLNETSGSLGSTRELQGISNFVHRLWAYYTIKELLMAKLNSSDTLVQRVLTEKATNLSLKYNFVTPVTSLVVVKPDIDEPYQTTVSTTTTTPSTTPTTASVTTSHTQTSSTSNMTSTAETLNKKQGKLSKPNKASSTKPIRPDLPLPGHSVNTNSLDRHVAASSRKKTTNLPHIISKTTSASFLSKVSTVPTSAIRTDAHTVLPLNSTSTASPPLKGSAAPNMAETTTPPSSEKHQVLPLDKPTFLSDTATNGTPDVPAVQPDVQEVPSSNASPEDSDKEISISALIAASFAPMPGMTDAPNLWEAAGVLDVSTAILTKDADDAKEYDVSYEYDSDYIVHYDSSSPDDSDIISSVGIFSSSVDGDPHFVVMLPKTNENLCFTVDGEANDVLCLLEDPVRGITVNGHLMSAPPKTGIEDHTRTFFNKITVRISKAGIRITFTIDSVVVKGEGSETLSSREKGSLTLPGLKIVLDGQRGCWIDLGKGVVFLILIHRYSHPTYFQMEHLGFYVADGEGLSSLTQGLLGQFQHSTMEVVKITDVHDAMFHHGQLSNNSTLALGLLKKGDEQIPVTLQDKALKDTLNKRHLAQCWVVPKVEVERLLELPYDSYVVDDL, from the exons ATGGTTGTGAACGTGTACGAGATGGTTGTGAGACTGCTAATGATCGTGGTGTGTTTTGGAGCAGCAGCTGAGTTCAGAACGCGTAAAGACGCACGAGGAGCCGCTTTCAcg AGATTAAGACGTCAGAGCAACACAGCTAAACCTGCA CTGAAGATCACAGATTACCATGTGCGATGCACCGTCATCTCCCACTATGCTCACACCACAGTAGAGAGTACGGTGTGGAACCAGCTCCATTTCACCAAAGAGGCAGCGTTCGAGGTAGACCTTCCTCCCTCAGCCTTCATCTCCAACTTTACCAT CACATCTAACAGTAAAGTCTATGTGGCCGAAGTGAAGGAGCGAGCTGCTGCCAGGAAGATCTACGATGATGCCAAGAAACACGGGAAAACAACAGGACTTGTTGCCACCAA GGAACGGGAGACTGAGAAGTTTCGGGTGGCTGTCAGTGTGCCTCCTGGAGTCCTCATGCACTTTTCCCTGATGTACGAAGAGTTACTGACACGACGGCTGGGACGCTATGAGCTGGCTTTGGGCCTCAGGCCTGGGCAGCCTGTACAGAATCTCTCTGTGGACGTTAATATAGCGGAGCGGACTGGAATCAGCTTCATCAAAGTGTTACCTCTTAGGACCAGTCGCCTGCTCACCAACATTGACCAAG CTGAGGCTGAAGCGCCCCCCTCCACTCAGGTGGAGCAGAACCTACACTGTACTCACATTCATTACAACCCCAGCCTGCAGCAGCAGAGGAGCGTCTCCCCCAAAGGCATCAATGCAGACTTTGTCCTTCAGTATGATGTAGAGCAAAAAGATCTCATGGGAGACATCCAG GTGCATAACGGCTACTTTGTTCATTACTTTTCCCCACGAGGCTTGCCGGTCGTTTCTAAAGATATCGTCTTCGTCATTGACATAAGCGGTTCAATGATCGGCACAAAGATCAAACAG ACAAAGGCAGCGATGTTTACGATCCTGAGTGAACTACGTGAGGGCGACTACTTCAATCTCATCACGTTTTCAGATAAAGTGCAGATATGGAAGAAAGGCCGCACCGTTTCGGCCACGAAGCAGAATGTACAGGATGCACGGGATTTTGTCAAAAAAACCATTGCAGATGGCT GGACGAACATCAATGCGGCTCTTCTCTCAGCAGCACAGCTGATCAACTCCTCCTCTTTGTCTGATGACAGCCACTCGTCTTCACCACGACGAGTCCCCATGATCATCTTTCTGACCGATGGAGAAGCGACAATCGGAGTGACTGCACAAGAGGTCATTCTGCATAATGCTCGGAGTGTGCTGGGTTCGGTTTCTCTGTTTGCCCTGGCATTCGGAGATGATGCAGATTTTCCGTTACTGAAACGGCTGGCTTTGGAGAACCGTGGGATAGCACGGATG GTttatgaggatgatgatgcTGCCCTGCAGTTCAAGGGTTTCTATGATGAAGTAGCAAGTCCACTACTGTCAGATATCCAGCTTTCCTACCTTGACAACCAAGCTTATGACATCACACAGGCCCTTTTCCCCAACTATTTCCAAGGCTCTGAGCTGGTAGTCACTGGGAAGATTAGGCCAGACATACAGGATCTGAGAGTTTCTCTGACAGCCAGTGGTACAAAGCAGAAGCTGATGGTAGAGAGTGAGTTTCCACTAGCCAAACTTAAGCTAAATGAGACTTCAGGATCATTGGGTAGTACCAGGGAACTGCAAGGCATCTCCAACTTTGTGCATCGCCTCTGGGCCTATTACACTATAAAGGAGCTTTTGATGGCTAAACTCAACAGCTCAGATACATTAGTTCAACGCGTGCTAACAGAGAAGGCCACCAACCTTtcactaaaatataattttgtcACTCCAGTCACCTCTTTGGTGGTGGTTAAACCAGATATTGATGAGCCATATCAAACCACTGTCTCTACAACCACAACTACACCCAGTACTACACCTACTACTGCAAGTGTGACGacttcacatacacaaacatcaagTACCTCTAATATGACTTCTACTGCCGAGACTTTGAACAAAAAGCAAGGTAAACTTTCAAAGCCCAATAAAGCTTCTTCCACCAAACCCATTCGACCAGATTTGCCTCTCCCTGGACATTCAGTAAACACTAATTCCCTAGACAGACATGTGGCAGCATCATCAAGAAAGAAGACCACAAATTTACCACACATTATATCTAAGACCACATCTGCATCTTTTTTGAGCAAAGTTTCCACAGTTCCCACCAGCGCCATTAGAACTGATGCTCACACCGTCCTCCCACTCAATTCCACTAGCACCGCTTCTCCACCTCTCAAAGGTTCAGCGGCACCCAACATGGCTGAAACCACAACACCACCCAGCTCAGAGAAACATCAGGTTCTGCCTCTGGATAAACCCACATTCTTATCTGACACTGCCACTAATGGAACACCTGATGTTCCTGCAGTGCAGCCAGATGTTCAGGAGGTCCCATCATCAAATGCTTCACCTGAAGATTCTGATAAGGAAATTAGCATCTCCGCTCTTATAGCTGCCTCCTTTGCCCCTATGCCAGGCATGACAGATGCACCCAATCTGTGGGAAGCTGCTGGTGTCTTAG ATGTTTCTACTGCCATCTTGACAAAAG ATGCTGATGATGCCAAAG AGTATGATGTCTCGTATGAGTATGACAGCGACTACATCGTCCATTACGATTCTT CCTCGCCAGACGACTCAGATATCATAAGTTCTGTGGGAATCTTCTCCTCCTCAG tggaTGGAGACCCTCATTTTGTTGTCATGCTCCCGAAGACAAATGAAAATCTGTGTTTTACTGTTGATGGTGAGGCCAATGATGTGTTGTGTCTTCTGGAGGACCCAGTCAGAG GCATTACAGTGAACGGCCATTTGATGTCGGCGCCTCCTAAGACTGGAATCGAGGACCACACTCGTACCTTCTTCAACAAGATAACGGTCAGAATTTCAAAAGCCGGCATCAGGATCACCTTCACAATAGACTCGGTGGTAGTGAAGGGAGAAGGGAGTGAAACTCTGTCTAGCAGAGAGAAGGGATCTTTGACACTCCCAGGCTTGAAGATTGTGCTAGATGGACAGCGGGGCTGTTGGATTGACCTCGGAAAAGGCGTCGTGTTCCTGATTCTGATCCATCGATATAGTCACCCCACTTATTTCCAGATGGAGCATCTAGGATTCTATGTGGCCGATGGCGAGGGGTTGTCTTCATTAACTCAAGGTCTACTCG GCCAGTTCCAACACAGCACCATGGAAGTGGTGAAGATAACAGACGTACACGATGCCATGTTCCACCACGGGCAGCTCAGCAACAACAGCACTCTGGCCTTGGGATTACTCAAGAAAGGAGATGAACAAATCCCCGTCACTTTACAGGATAAGGCTTTGAAGGACACATTGAATAAGCGCCACTTGGCCCAGTGCTGGGTGGTGCCCAAGGTGGAAGTGGAGAGGCTCCTGGAGCTGCCTTATGACAGCTACGTGGTGGATGATCTTTAA
- the itih6 gene encoding inter-alpha-trypsin inhibitor heavy chain H6 isoform X1 — translation MVVNVYEMVVRLLMIVVCFGAAAEFRTRKDARGAAFTRLRRQSNTAKPALKITDYHVRCTVISHYAHTTVESTVWNQLHFTKEAAFEVDLPPSAFISNFTITSNSKVYVAEVKERAAARKIYDDAKKHGKTTGLVATKERETEKFRVAVSVPPGVLMHFSLMYEELLTRRLGRYELALGLRPGQPVQNLSVDVNIAERTGISFIKVLPLRTSRLLTNIDQAEAEAPPSTQVEQNLHCTHIHYNPSLQQQRSVSPKGINADFVLQYDVEQKDLMGDIQVHNGYFVHYFSPRGLPVVSKDIVFVIDISGSMIGTKIKQTKAAMFTILSELREGDYFNLITFSDKVQIWKKGRTVSATKQNVQDARDFVKKTIADGWTNINAALLSAAQLINSSSLSDDSHSSSPRRVPMIIFLTDGEATIGVTAQEVILHNARSVLGSVSLFALAFGDDADFPLLKRLALENRGIARMVYEDDDAALQFKGFYDEVASPLLSDIQLSYLDNQAYDITQALFPNYFQGSELVVTGKIRPDIQDLRVSLTASGTKQKLMVESEFPLAKLKLNETSGSLGSTRELQGISNFVHRLWAYYTIKELLMAKLNSSDTLVQRVLTEKATNLSLKYNFVTPVTSLVVVKPDIDEPYQTTVSTTTTTPSTTPTTASVTTSHTQTSSTSNMTSTAETLNKKQGKLSKPNKASSTKPIRPDLPLPGHSVNTNSLDRHVAASSRKKTTNLPHIISKTTSASFLSKVSTVPTSAIRTDAHTVLPLNSTSTASPPLKGSAAPNMAETTTPPSSEKHQVLPLDKPTFLSDTATNGTPDVPAVQPDVQEVPSSNASPEDSDKEISISALIAASFAPMPGMTDAPNLWEAAGVLDVSTAILTKDADDAKVEYDVSYEYDSDYIVHYDSSSPDDSDIISSVGIFSSSVDGDPHFVVMLPKTNENLCFTVDGEANDVLCLLEDPVRGITVNGHLMSAPPKTGIEDHTRTFFNKITVRISKAGIRITFTIDSVVVKGEGSETLSSREKGSLTLPGLKIVLDGQRGCWIDLGKGVVFLILIHRYSHPTYFQMEHLGFYVADGEGLSSLTQGLLGQFQHSTMEVVKITDVHDAMFHHGQLSNNSTLALGLLKKGDEQIPVTLQDKALKDTLNKRHLAQCWVVPKVEVERLLELPYDSYVVDDL, via the exons ATGGTTGTGAACGTGTACGAGATGGTTGTGAGACTGCTAATGATCGTGGTGTGTTTTGGAGCAGCAGCTGAGTTCAGAACGCGTAAAGACGCACGAGGAGCCGCTTTCAcg AGATTAAGACGTCAGAGCAACACAGCTAAACCTGCA CTGAAGATCACAGATTACCATGTGCGATGCACCGTCATCTCCCACTATGCTCACACCACAGTAGAGAGTACGGTGTGGAACCAGCTCCATTTCACCAAAGAGGCAGCGTTCGAGGTAGACCTTCCTCCCTCAGCCTTCATCTCCAACTTTACCAT CACATCTAACAGTAAAGTCTATGTGGCCGAAGTGAAGGAGCGAGCTGCTGCCAGGAAGATCTACGATGATGCCAAGAAACACGGGAAAACAACAGGACTTGTTGCCACCAA GGAACGGGAGACTGAGAAGTTTCGGGTGGCTGTCAGTGTGCCTCCTGGAGTCCTCATGCACTTTTCCCTGATGTACGAAGAGTTACTGACACGACGGCTGGGACGCTATGAGCTGGCTTTGGGCCTCAGGCCTGGGCAGCCTGTACAGAATCTCTCTGTGGACGTTAATATAGCGGAGCGGACTGGAATCAGCTTCATCAAAGTGTTACCTCTTAGGACCAGTCGCCTGCTCACCAACATTGACCAAG CTGAGGCTGAAGCGCCCCCCTCCACTCAGGTGGAGCAGAACCTACACTGTACTCACATTCATTACAACCCCAGCCTGCAGCAGCAGAGGAGCGTCTCCCCCAAAGGCATCAATGCAGACTTTGTCCTTCAGTATGATGTAGAGCAAAAAGATCTCATGGGAGACATCCAG GTGCATAACGGCTACTTTGTTCATTACTTTTCCCCACGAGGCTTGCCGGTCGTTTCTAAAGATATCGTCTTCGTCATTGACATAAGCGGTTCAATGATCGGCACAAAGATCAAACAG ACAAAGGCAGCGATGTTTACGATCCTGAGTGAACTACGTGAGGGCGACTACTTCAATCTCATCACGTTTTCAGATAAAGTGCAGATATGGAAGAAAGGCCGCACCGTTTCGGCCACGAAGCAGAATGTACAGGATGCACGGGATTTTGTCAAAAAAACCATTGCAGATGGCT GGACGAACATCAATGCGGCTCTTCTCTCAGCAGCACAGCTGATCAACTCCTCCTCTTTGTCTGATGACAGCCACTCGTCTTCACCACGACGAGTCCCCATGATCATCTTTCTGACCGATGGAGAAGCGACAATCGGAGTGACTGCACAAGAGGTCATTCTGCATAATGCTCGGAGTGTGCTGGGTTCGGTTTCTCTGTTTGCCCTGGCATTCGGAGATGATGCAGATTTTCCGTTACTGAAACGGCTGGCTTTGGAGAACCGTGGGATAGCACGGATG GTttatgaggatgatgatgcTGCCCTGCAGTTCAAGGGTTTCTATGATGAAGTAGCAAGTCCACTACTGTCAGATATCCAGCTTTCCTACCTTGACAACCAAGCTTATGACATCACACAGGCCCTTTTCCCCAACTATTTCCAAGGCTCTGAGCTGGTAGTCACTGGGAAGATTAGGCCAGACATACAGGATCTGAGAGTTTCTCTGACAGCCAGTGGTACAAAGCAGAAGCTGATGGTAGAGAGTGAGTTTCCACTAGCCAAACTTAAGCTAAATGAGACTTCAGGATCATTGGGTAGTACCAGGGAACTGCAAGGCATCTCCAACTTTGTGCATCGCCTCTGGGCCTATTACACTATAAAGGAGCTTTTGATGGCTAAACTCAACAGCTCAGATACATTAGTTCAACGCGTGCTAACAGAGAAGGCCACCAACCTTtcactaaaatataattttgtcACTCCAGTCACCTCTTTGGTGGTGGTTAAACCAGATATTGATGAGCCATATCAAACCACTGTCTCTACAACCACAACTACACCCAGTACTACACCTACTACTGCAAGTGTGACGacttcacatacacaaacatcaagTACCTCTAATATGACTTCTACTGCCGAGACTTTGAACAAAAAGCAAGGTAAACTTTCAAAGCCCAATAAAGCTTCTTCCACCAAACCCATTCGACCAGATTTGCCTCTCCCTGGACATTCAGTAAACACTAATTCCCTAGACAGACATGTGGCAGCATCATCAAGAAAGAAGACCACAAATTTACCACACATTATATCTAAGACCACATCTGCATCTTTTTTGAGCAAAGTTTCCACAGTTCCCACCAGCGCCATTAGAACTGATGCTCACACCGTCCTCCCACTCAATTCCACTAGCACCGCTTCTCCACCTCTCAAAGGTTCAGCGGCACCCAACATGGCTGAAACCACAACACCACCCAGCTCAGAGAAACATCAGGTTCTGCCTCTGGATAAACCCACATTCTTATCTGACACTGCCACTAATGGAACACCTGATGTTCCTGCAGTGCAGCCAGATGTTCAGGAGGTCCCATCATCAAATGCTTCACCTGAAGATTCTGATAAGGAAATTAGCATCTCCGCTCTTATAGCTGCCTCCTTTGCCCCTATGCCAGGCATGACAGATGCACCCAATCTGTGGGAAGCTGCTGGTGTCTTAG ATGTTTCTACTGCCATCTTGACAAAAG ATGCTGATGATGCCAAAG TAGAGTATGATGTCTCGTATGAGTATGACAGCGACTACATCGTCCATTACGATTCTT CCTCGCCAGACGACTCAGATATCATAAGTTCTGTGGGAATCTTCTCCTCCTCAG tggaTGGAGACCCTCATTTTGTTGTCATGCTCCCGAAGACAAATGAAAATCTGTGTTTTACTGTTGATGGTGAGGCCAATGATGTGTTGTGTCTTCTGGAGGACCCAGTCAGAG GCATTACAGTGAACGGCCATTTGATGTCGGCGCCTCCTAAGACTGGAATCGAGGACCACACTCGTACCTTCTTCAACAAGATAACGGTCAGAATTTCAAAAGCCGGCATCAGGATCACCTTCACAATAGACTCGGTGGTAGTGAAGGGAGAAGGGAGTGAAACTCTGTCTAGCAGAGAGAAGGGATCTTTGACACTCCCAGGCTTGAAGATTGTGCTAGATGGACAGCGGGGCTGTTGGATTGACCTCGGAAAAGGCGTCGTGTTCCTGATTCTGATCCATCGATATAGTCACCCCACTTATTTCCAGATGGAGCATCTAGGATTCTATGTGGCCGATGGCGAGGGGTTGTCTTCATTAACTCAAGGTCTACTCG GCCAGTTCCAACACAGCACCATGGAAGTGGTGAAGATAACAGACGTACACGATGCCATGTTCCACCACGGGCAGCTCAGCAACAACAGCACTCTGGCCTTGGGATTACTCAAGAAAGGAGATGAACAAATCCCCGTCACTTTACAGGATAAGGCTTTGAAGGACACATTGAATAAGCGCCACTTGGCCCAGTGCTGGGTGGTGCCCAAGGTGGAAGTGGAGAGGCTCCTGGAGCTGCCTTATGACAGCTACGTGGTGGATGATCTTTAA